The Planococcus versutus genome contains a region encoding:
- a CDS encoding sensor histidine kinase, whose amino-acid sequence MSILLIAFLILSILFVRYVDDFAYNEKAEELEAYGSQIIKELEHTRPGKDLQSFVSILKAQNISFIVFDQESRILYPVSGSFPPVELTTEEWNVIERGETLIVNRDVERFELSVTFVAMPYFENGQLAGGVLLASPISGVSEMIAELNKTLVTTILIALAIALLLSLGLSKLHVSRIEHMRKATSMISEGHYDVNLPESNFDEFGDLAHDFNKMAVKLQQSNEEIDRLENRRRQFMADVSHEMRTPLTTIAGIMEGLRNNMIEEDQREKGIRLASEETKRLMRLVNENLDYEKIRSNQVTLTKEEIEADELLEIIQEQLYLQAKEKGDQIIIRTNPGDMIYGDMDRLIQILMNIVKNAIQFTDNGTITISTHSKQNQMEITIVDDGAGIDVEEMDLVWRRFYKADLSRGSGQFGLGLSIVKQLVTLHDGEIHVESQKGQGTKFAIQLPHKK is encoded by the coding sequence ATGAGTATATTGTTAATTGCTTTTTTGATTTTGAGTATTTTATTCGTCCGTTATGTTGATGACTTTGCCTACAATGAAAAAGCAGAAGAACTTGAAGCATACGGTAGCCAAATTATTAAAGAGCTCGAACACACACGTCCAGGAAAAGATTTGCAATCCTTTGTCTCCATCTTGAAAGCGCAAAATATCAGTTTTATCGTCTTTGATCAAGAAAGTCGTATTTTATATCCTGTATCAGGTTCTTTTCCACCTGTGGAACTGACAACAGAAGAATGGAATGTGATCGAACGAGGCGAGACGTTGATTGTTAATCGCGATGTTGAGCGTTTTGAATTGTCTGTGACATTTGTGGCGATGCCGTATTTTGAAAATGGTCAATTGGCTGGTGGGGTTCTACTGGCTTCGCCGATTAGTGGTGTAAGCGAAATGATTGCCGAGTTAAACAAAACCTTGGTTACAACGATTTTAATTGCGCTGGCCATAGCACTGCTCCTAAGTTTAGGATTGTCAAAATTGCATGTTAGCCGAATCGAACATATGCGAAAAGCAACTTCGATGATTAGCGAAGGCCATTACGATGTGAATTTGCCGGAATCGAATTTTGATGAATTTGGTGATTTGGCACATGACTTTAATAAAATGGCAGTCAAGCTTCAGCAATCAAATGAAGAAATTGATCGACTTGAAAATCGGCGTCGTCAATTCATGGCAGACGTTTCACATGAGATGCGAACGCCGTTAACAACCATTGCAGGAATTATGGAAGGTCTGCGAAATAACATGATTGAAGAAGATCAGCGAGAAAAAGGCATTCGCTTAGCAAGTGAAGAAACAAAACGACTTATGCGTTTAGTGAATGAAAACTTAGATTACGAAAAAATTAGATCCAATCAAGTAACGTTGACAAAAGAAGAAATCGAAGCGGATGAACTTTTGGAGATTATTCAAGAACAGCTTTATTTGCAAGCAAAAGAAAAAGGCGACCAAATTATCATTCGGACAAACCCAGGAGATATGATTTACGGAGATATGGATCGCTTGATTCAAATTTTGATGAATATCGTCAAAAATGCCATTCAATTTACTGACAATGGCACGATTACAATCTCGACGCATTCTAAACAAAACCAGATGGAAATCACAATAGTAGACGATGGAGCTGGAATTGATGTAGAAGAAATGGATCTCGTCTGGCGACGCTTTTACAAAGCGGACTTGTCGCGTGGCAGTGGGCAGTTTGGACTTGGCTTATCCATTGTTAAACAATTAGTCACACTCCACGATGGGGAAATACATGTTGAAAGTCAAAAAGGTCAAGGAACGAAATTTGCTATTCAATTGCCACACAAAAAATGA
- a CDS encoding response regulator transcription factor, with the protein MKILVVEDNPSVSSMLELFFSKEGITGDFAADGLEGYRKYKAGEYDLLILDWMLPGMDGIALCRKIREEGSSVPIIMLTAKDSESDQVIGFEMGADDYVTKPFSPLTLMARIKAVTRRTQKIEPVSDLIQTVYFTVNKETRDILKDGQEVDSLTPKEFDLLVFFLQHPKQVFSREQLLEQVWGYQFYGDERTVDVHIKRLRKKINDGDKLFHTVWGVGYKFEEHAD; encoded by the coding sequence ATGAAAATATTGGTAGTAGAAGACAATCCAAGTGTCAGTTCGATGCTAGAACTGTTTTTTTCAAAAGAAGGGATTACCGGAGACTTTGCAGCAGATGGGTTAGAAGGTTACCGGAAATACAAAGCAGGCGAATACGATTTGCTCATTTTAGACTGGATGCTTCCGGGGATGGATGGCATTGCGCTGTGTCGAAAAATTCGAGAAGAAGGAAGTTCTGTCCCAATCATTATGCTGACTGCAAAAGATAGTGAATCCGATCAAGTCATTGGATTTGAAATGGGGGCAGATGACTATGTGACAAAACCATTTAGTCCATTAACCTTAATGGCGCGTATTAAAGCTGTCACACGTCGCACACAGAAAATAGAACCAGTGTCCGATTTGATTCAAACCGTTTATTTTACAGTCAATAAAGAAACACGTGATATTTTAAAAGATGGTCAAGAAGTGGATAGCCTGACACCTAAAGAATTTGATTTACTAGTATTTTTTCTGCAACATCCAAAGCAAGTGTTCAGCCGCGAACAATTATTAGAACAAGTTTGGGGTTATCAGTTTTATGGGGATGAACGAACGGTTGATGTTCACATAAAACGCTTGCGTAAAAAAATAAATGACGGGGACAAGCTGTTCCATACAGTATGGGGAGTTGGCTATAAATTTGAAGAACACGCGGATTAA
- a CDS encoding GTPase: MVREFEKEVIQAMDEMFENEMKKVNDTLEQDLLISLIGEVNAGKSSTINKIIGEDIASTNPMPGETVSVDPYNIKGLENIKFMDTPGLNDPNDENPKKTLEFVQKSDVILFFLNAAGTVFSESEKEKFNEIEKHNKDILIVLNKIDAAENIPSIVKFIQDHTANKYKVIPISSKTEENLETLKKEILFLLEKKGKDILFAKSMKGKSTAANRWIIGAGVSAGIIGASPIPGSDVLPLTTLQVGLIIKLSNLYDKPLTKKAAKDMIVVTATQTIGHTIYRQALKFIPGAGSVIGGTVASSMTLALGYGVKYAYENNIDIDYDMIGALFVKLKNREKKLDQG; encoded by the coding sequence ATGGTAAGGGAATTTGAAAAAGAAGTAATACAAGCAATGGATGAAATGTTTGAAAATGAGATGAAGAAAGTGAACGATACACTTGAGCAAGACTTGTTAATTTCGTTAATTGGAGAAGTAAATGCAGGGAAATCTTCTACCATCAACAAAATCATCGGTGAAGACATTGCTAGTACTAACCCGATGCCAGGAGAAACAGTTAGCGTAGACCCTTATAACATTAAAGGCCTCGAAAATATCAAATTTATGGACACTCCTGGATTAAATGATCCAAATGACGAAAACCCTAAAAAAACACTGGAATTTGTTCAGAAATCTGATGTGATTTTATTTTTCTTAAACGCAGCAGGCACGGTGTTTTCAGAAAGCGAAAAAGAAAAATTCAACGAAATTGAAAAGCACAATAAAGACATTTTGATTGTCTTAAATAAAATTGATGCCGCTGAAAACATCCCATCGATTGTTAAGTTTATTCAAGATCATACGGCGAATAAATACAAAGTAATTCCGATTTCTTCAAAAACAGAAGAAAACTTGGAAACGTTAAAGAAGGAAATTCTTTTTTTGCTCGAAAAGAAGGGTAAAGACATACTCTTCGCCAAAAGCATGAAAGGAAAATCTACCGCTGCAAATCGCTGGATCATTGGAGCTGGTGTTTCAGCAGGTATCATTGGAGCTTCACCAATTCCAGGCTCTGACGTATTGCCATTGACAACCTTGCAAGTCGGATTGATCATCAAATTATCAAACCTTTACGATAAGCCCTTAACTAAAAAAGCAGCGAAAGATATGATTGTTGTCACTGCGACACAAACCATTGGTCACACAATTTATCGCCAAGCTCTGAAATTCATTCCGGGAGCAGGATCTGTTATCGGAGGAACCGTAGCATCATCTATGACGTTAGCACTCGGCTATGGCGTGAAGTATGCCTATGAAAACAACATCGATATTGACTACGATATGATCGGTGCCTTGTTTGTGAAACTAAAAAACCGTGAAAAAAAGCTTGATCAAGGCTAA
- a CDS encoding peptidylprolyl isomerase: MKKIIYISIGALAATAIFILAAFNGDETVATVGDKEITKDALYEKLVASSGAATLDMMISNEVVNQEADQADVKVTQEEVDAELTVYEENYGGTEALKETLAASGMTVESLKDEIKTYLKVEKIVGPEINITDEQISTYFEDNKATFEQASTVEANHIVVETQEQADKVKAKLDEGGDFAKLAAEYSTDTSNAENGGALGEFGIGEMAPEFEEAAFSMKADEISEPVKTDFGFHIIQVTNKTEAAKATLANSKEEINKILFDEALSTKYAEWLAEKTESYKIVNKLTE, encoded by the coding sequence ATGAAGAAAATAATCTATATTTCGATTGGTGCATTAGCGGCAACCGCTATTTTTATATTGGCTGCTTTTAATGGCGATGAAACAGTAGCTACAGTAGGAGATAAAGAAATAACAAAAGATGCTTTATATGAAAAACTAGTGGCGTCTTCTGGAGCAGCGACACTGGATATGATGATTTCCAACGAAGTGGTCAACCAAGAAGCCGATCAAGCTGACGTTAAAGTAACGCAGGAAGAAGTCGATGCAGAACTGACTGTATACGAAGAAAATTACGGTGGGACGGAAGCTTTAAAAGAAACTCTCGCAGCTAGTGGCATGACAGTCGAAAGTTTAAAAGACGAAATAAAAACGTATTTAAAAGTTGAAAAAATAGTCGGACCAGAGATCAACATAACAGATGAGCAAATCAGTACTTATTTCGAAGACAACAAAGCAACATTCGAACAAGCTTCAACAGTAGAAGCAAATCATATAGTAGTTGAAACACAAGAGCAAGCAGACAAAGTAAAAGCAAAATTGGACGAGGGTGGCGACTTTGCCAAACTAGCAGCCGAATATTCGACAGACACAAGTAATGCTGAAAATGGTGGAGCATTGGGTGAATTTGGTATAGGTGAAATGGCGCCGGAATTTGAAGAAGCTGCATTTAGTATGAAAGCAGATGAAATCAGTGAGCCTGTAAAAACAGATTTCGGTTTTCATATCATTCAAGTAACTAATAAAACAGAGGCAGCTAAAGCTACTTTAGCAAACAGTAAAGAAGAAATTAACAAAATTTTATTTGATGAAGCATTAAGTACAAAATACGCTGAATGGTTAGCAGAAAAAACCGAGTCATACAAAATTGTCAATAAGTTGACAGAATAG